A window of Halogeometricum sp. S1BR25-6 genomic DNA:
CCTGCAGGGAACGTACGAGACGCTGGCCGAACTCGGCCGCCGGCATTTCCCCGACGAGGAGGGCCTCCGGGGCAGAATCGCCGTCACCGGCGGTCTCGGCGGGATGGGCGGCGCGCAACCCCTCGCGGTGACGATGAACCGCGGCGTCTGCATCGCCGCCGAAGTGGACGAAGAGAGAATCGACCGGCGCATCGAGACGGGGTACTGCGAAGAGAAGACCGACTCCGTGGCCGAGGCGGTCGAACGCGCCGAAGCGGCCGCGGAGGCGGGCGAACCGTACAGCGTCGGCGTCCACGGCAACGCGGCCGACGTGCTCGAAACCATGCTCGAACGCGGCTTCGTCCCCGACGTCGTCACCGACCAGACTAGCGCGCACGACGAACTGGAGGGGTACTACCCGAGCGGGTATTCGGTGACAGAAGCGGACGCCCTCCGCGAGTCGGACCCCGAGCGATACGTCGAGGAGAGCGTCGACACGATGGCGCGGCACGTCGGCGCCATCCTGGCGATGCAAGAGCGGGGGAGCGTCGCCTTCGAGTACGGTAACAACATCCGCGGGCAGGTGGAGTCGTACCGAGGGGACGTGGACGTTCCCGCGCGCGACGCGGGCAGCGGCGGGGCCGACTCCCGGTCGCCCTTCGACTTCCCCGGTTTCGTCCCGGCGTACGTCCGGCCGCTCTTTTGCAGGGGCAAGGGACCGTTCCGCTGGGCCGCTCTCTCCGGCGACCCCGCGGACATCCGACGGACCGACGACGCGGTCCTCGACCTGTTCCCCGACGACGACCGCCTCGCGCGGTGGATTTCGCTCGCCCGCGAGGAGGTGCAGTTCCAGGGACTCCCCGCCCGCGTCTGCTGGCTCGGGTATCGGACGGACGAGGAGGGCCTGACCGAACGCGCTCGCTTCGCCCTGCGGATCAACGAACTCGTCGCGCAGGGCGAAATCTCGGCGCCGATAGTCGTCACCCGAGACCACCTCGACGCCGGGAGCGTCGCTAGTCCGCACCGCGAGACGGAGGCGATGCGCGACGGCACCGACGCGGTGGCCGACTGGCCGATTCTGAACGCCCTGCTCAACTGCGCCGCCGGCGCCGACATCGTCAGCGTTCACGACGGCGGCGGCGTCGGTATCGGCAACGCCCTGCACGCGAACAACCACATCGTCCTCGACGGCTCGGACCTCGCGGCCGAGAAGGCGCGCGCGGTGTTCACCACCGACCCCGGTATGGGGGTGATTCGCCACGCCGACGCCGGCTACGAGGAGGCGCTGGACGAGGCGGAGCGCTCGGGTGCTCACGTCCCGATTCCGCCCACGGAAACGGGGCCGGCGGCCGGCGCGTCGGAGTCGGACGAGCGAGCGGAGGAAAAGGAGGCAGAACGCCGATGACGGCGGAGATGGACCCCGCCCCTGAGTGGACCGGTACCTCCGCGGACCCGAACGACGAGCAGTTCGGCCACGTCGTCGAGCGGACGACGCTCGACTCCTCGGACGAGTACGACGCCGTCCTCGTCGGCGAACCCTACGACGGCGCGGTCATCGGCCGTCCCGGCGCGCGCGGCGGCCCCGCCGCCATCAGGGAGGCGCTCGCGGGGGTGAAGACCCACCACTTCGACGGCGGACCGGTCGGAACCGTCGCCGACGCGGGCGATGTTCGCGTCGCGCGCGGGGCTTCGTCGGTCCGCGACGTGCAGGAGTCGCTGCGAGAGACGACGAAGGAACTGTACGAGGCGGGAGCGCTCCCGGTGTTCCTCGGCGGCGACAACTCGCTCACCTACCCGAACGTCGTCCCCCTCGTCGAGTCCGCGAGCGCCGACGGCGGGCGCGTCGGCGTCGTCAGCCTCGACGCCCACCTCGACTGCCGCGAGGTGCGCGAGGGCGAGGGACCGACCAGCGGCACACCCTACCGACAACTCCACGACGCGGGGTTGGAGACGCTCTGCGTCGTCGGCGCGCGGCACTTCGAGACCAGTTCGATATACGCCGACTACCTCCGGGAGCGAGGCGGCACCGTCGTGACCGCCGAGTCCGTCGCGGCGGGCGTCGACCCGACCCTCGAACGGATTCGGAGCGCCGTCGCCGACGCGGACTCGCTGTATCTCAGCATCGACGTCGACGTGCTCGACGCGGCGGCCGCGCCGGGCGTCAGCGCGCCGACGCCGGGCGGTCTCGCGTCGAGAGAGCTGTTCGCTCTCGTCCGCGGCGTCGCCGCCGACGAACGGGTGCGAGGGTTCGAGGTGGTCGAGTGCGCGCCGCAGTTGGACCCGACGCCGACCGGCCTCACCGCCGCGACGGCCGCCCGCGCCGTCGCCCACTTCTTCGCGGGGGTGGCGGCGTGACCGACCTCCTCCTGACGAACGCCGCGGAAGTCGTGGCGTACGCCGACCACGAGCGACTGGAACGAGTCGAGGACGGCGCCGTCGTCGTCGAGGAGGGTCGCGTCGTCGCCGTCGGTCCGACCGACGAGGTGCTCGGAGACCATCCCGAGAGCGGCGCCGACGAGGTGCTCGACTGTTCGGGACGAGCGGTCGTCCCGGGCTTCGTCGACCCGCACACGCACGCCCTGTTCGCCGGCGACCGCTCCGACGAGTTCGAGGCCAAGTTACGGGGGAAGACGTATCAGGAGATTCTCGCCGACGGCGGCGGCATCCTCCGGACCGTCGACGCGGTGCGGGAGTCCTCGACCGGCGAGTTGGTCGAGAATCTCGTCGAGCAGTTCGACGCGATGCTCGCGCACGGGACGACGACGGTGGAGGTGAAGTCGGGGTACGGCCTCGACGCGGAGACCGAACTCCGGATGCTGGAAGCGATAGACCGGGCGGCCGCGGCGCACCCGATTCGCGTCGTCCCGACGTTCATGGGCGCGCACGCCGTCCCGCGGGGCAGCGACGCCGACGACTACGTCGAGGAGGTCGTCGAAGAGCAGATTCCGGCCGTCGCGGGGCAGGGAATCGCGGAGTTCTGCGACGTCTTCTGCGAGGAGGGCGTCTTCGACGTCGAGCAGTCTCGACGAGTGCTGGAAGCCGGGAGGGAACACGGTTTGACCCCGAAAGTCCACGCCGAGGAGTTGAGCCACCTCGGCGGGACGGGACTGGCCGCCGAGGTGGGGGCCGCGAGCGCCGACCACCTCCTGCACGCGACGGGAGACGACATCGACGCCCTCGTCGACGCCGGCGTGACGCCCGTCCTCCTGCCAGGGACGGCGTTCGGCCTCGGCGCCGAGTACGCCGACGCCGAGGCGTTCCTCGCTCGCGACGCCCCCGTCGCACTCGCCACCGACTTGAACCCGAACTGCTACTCGCAGAGCGTGCCCTTCGCCATGACACTCGGGTGCGTCGAGATGGGACTGACGCCCGCGCAGGCGCTCGGCGCGTCGACGGTCAACGCCGCGCGCGCGGTGGACCGCCCCGACGCCGGCCGACTCGAATCCGGGTCGCCGGCCGACCTCGCAATTCTCGACGCCCCGAGCCACGTCTATCTCCCGTACAACTTCGGCGTGAACAGCGTGGACGCCGTCGTCGTCGGCGGAGAAACGGTCGTCGAGGGCGGAACGGTCCTCGACCGGGAGGTGGTCGCGTGAGCGATTCGCGCGACGCCGAGACGGTCGTCGTCGACGGCGCCTCGCTCACCCCCGCGGACGTGGCGGCGGTGGCCCGCCGCGGCGCGACGGTCGAGATAAGCGAGGACGCGCGGGCGGCCGTCGTCGCCTCGCGCGAACGCGTCGAGGAAATCGTTGAGAGCGGACGGGCCGCGTACGGACTGAACACGGGGTTCGGCCAACTCGTCGACACCCGCATCGAGGAGTCGGAGATAGAACGCCTCCAGACCAACCTCCTGCGGAGCCACGCCTCCGGCGCCGGCCGCGCCCTCGACGAGGAGGAGGTGCGGGCGATGCTGCTGACGCGGCTGAACGCCCTCGTCAAGGGCTACTCCGGGGTCAGAGCGGTCGTCGTCGACCACCTCGCGACGATGCTGAACGAGCGGATACACCCCGTCGTGCGGTCGCGCGGGAGCCTCGGCGCCTCGGGCGACTTGGCGCCGCTGGCGCACCTCTCTCTCGTGCTCATCGGCGAGGGTGAGGCCACCGTCGACGGCGAACGCCTCTCGGGGGCGGACGCGCTGGCGACGGCGGGGCTGACGCCGCTGACGCTGGCTCCCAAGGAGGGACTGGCGCTCATCAACGGGACGCAGTTGACGACGGGCGTCGCCGCCTTGCTCGTCGTCGACGCCGAACGGGTCTGCGAGGCCGCCGACGCCGCCGGCGCCCTCACCACGGAGGTGACGATGGGGACGACGGCGAACTGCGACCCGGCCGTCCAGCGCGTCCGCCCGCATTCCGGGCAGGCCGCGACGGCCGAGCGAATCAGGAGACTCACCGCCGACTCCGAAATCGTCGAGTCGCACGCGAACTGCGACCGGGTGCAGGACGCCTACTCGATTCGATGCATCCCGCAAGTCCACGGCGCGGTGCGCGACGCCGTCGACCACCTCCGCGAGGCCGTCGAAGTCGAACTCAACAGCGCCACCGACAACCCGCTGGTCTTCGGTGCGGCGGAGGCCGACAGCCGAGCGACCGGAACGGACGACGCGGTGGTCATCTCCGGCGGCAACTTCCACGGCGAACCGCTGGCGCTCCGTCTCGACTACTTCGTCGGCGCGCTCACGGAACTCGCGGCCATCTCCGAACGACGGGTCGACCGAATGGTGAACCCCAACCTCCAGGAGGCGCACCTGCCGCCGTTTCTCACCCCCGAACCCGGTCTCAACTCGGGGTTCATGATTCCCCAGTACACCGCCGCCTCGCTGATAAACGAGATGCGCGCCACCGGGCGGCCGTCGACGGACAACACGCCCGTCAGCGGCGGACAGGAGGACCACGTGAGCATGAGCGCCACGAGCGCCTTCGCCGCCAAGTCGGCACTGGAGAACGCCCGGACCGTCGTCGCCGTCGAACTGCTCACCGGCGCGCAGGCCGCGGAGTTCGTCGACGACTCTTTGACGCACGGCCGCGGGACGAGCGCCGCCTACGAACTCGTCCGCGAGGCGTCGCCGCCGGTGGTCGAAGACCGGAGCCTCGACGGCGACATGGAGGCCGTCGCCGGCCTCGTCGCCGACGGAACGCTGTCCGAACGCCTCGCCGACGCCCTCTCGGACTCGCCCCGGTAGCCCGGAGACCCGGCGATACCGCCCCGAACTATCACGGTCGTTCCACCGGAAACCGGGTGCGCCGGGGACGATTGCTCGCCGCTCGGACGCAATTGTTTTCACAGTCTACACAATACTATACAATATAGATGTCCGAGAATCGTGGCGGTACCCGCGGACGCGACCACCCTCCGACGGAGTCGAACAGCGACCGGTCGGGCGACCGACCCGCGGCGGACCCGAACGTGGGCCGGGGGTTGCTCGACGAGGAGATGGGTCCGAGTTCGGCGATGGCGCACCTCTACCGAGGCGAGATACACCGGATGACGCTCTGGCGCGAGCGACTGGACCGGACGACCAACTGGGCCGTCATCCTCCTCGTCGGGGTGCTCACGTGGGCGTTCTCGCAGGCGACGAACCCCCACTACGTCCTCCTCCTCGGCAACGCCGCCGTCGGCCTCTTTCTCGTCACCGAAGCGCGTCGTTACCGCGCGTACGACGTGTGGCGCTCGCGAGTGCGTTACCTGCAAGAACACGTCTGGGCGCCCGGCCTCGACCCGGAGGCGTCGCTGCGGGACGAGGACTGGCGCGCCGAACTCGCGCGCGACTACCGGAACCCGACGCTGAAGATAACGCTCGAGGAGGCCCTGGCACACCGTCTCAGACGCGTGTACCTGCCGCTGTTCGCCGTCCTGAACGGCGCGTGGCTCCTCCGCGTGACGTCGTTCGCCGGCGACCCCTGGCCCGCCAGCGCCGCCATCGGCCGGATTCCCGGCGCCGTCGTCGTCGCCGCCGTCGTCGTCCTGTTCGTCGGCGCCGCGGCCATCGCCTACCGGCCGCGGACGTGGCACACGCGCGGCGAACTGCTCGCAGAGGACCTGCGCCGCTACGAGGGGAGCGACAGCCTTCGGCACACGCAGGCGGAGTCCCGGTCGGAACGGCGCGACAGACGGGAGCGGGAACGCGAATCGAGGACGGAGGGGAGCGACGACCCGGAGAGCCACTGACGTCGTTCGGGGACCGCGAGTCCCGCGCAG
This region includes:
- the hutU gene encoding urocanate hydratase; translated protein: MDETNGRDGAAGRERPNGGREESGETGRRRFDVGDPSAEWKRYQGSPTGTDIECRGWRQEAALRMLNNNLDPEVAERPEDLVVYGGTGRAARSWDAYDAILAELRELGDEETLLVQSGKPVGRFRTHERAPRVLIANSNLVGKWDNWEHFHELEAEGKMMYGQMTAGSWAYIGTQGILQGTYETLAELGRRHFPDEEGLRGRIAVTGGLGGMGGAQPLAVTMNRGVCIAAEVDEERIDRRIETGYCEEKTDSVAEAVERAEAAAEAGEPYSVGVHGNAADVLETMLERGFVPDVVTDQTSAHDELEGYYPSGYSVTEADALRESDPERYVEESVDTMARHVGAILAMQERGSVAFEYGNNIRGQVESYRGDVDVPARDAGSGGADSRSPFDFPGFVPAYVRPLFCRGKGPFRWAALSGDPADIRRTDDAVLDLFPDDDRLARWISLAREEVQFQGLPARVCWLGYRTDEEGLTERARFALRINELVAQGEISAPIVVTRDHLDAGSVASPHRETEAMRDGTDAVADWPILNALLNCAAGADIVSVHDGGGVGIGNALHANNHIVLDGSDLAAEKARAVFTTDPGMGVIRHADAGYEEALDEAERSGAHVPIPPTETGPAAGASESDERAEEKEAERR
- the hutG gene encoding formimidoylglutamase; amino-acid sequence: MTAEMDPAPEWTGTSADPNDEQFGHVVERTTLDSSDEYDAVLVGEPYDGAVIGRPGARGGPAAIREALAGVKTHHFDGGPVGTVADAGDVRVARGASSVRDVQESLRETTKELYEAGALPVFLGGDNSLTYPNVVPLVESASADGGRVGVVSLDAHLDCREVREGEGPTSGTPYRQLHDAGLETLCVVGARHFETSSIYADYLRERGGTVVTAESVAAGVDPTLERIRSAVADADSLYLSIDVDVLDAAAAPGVSAPTPGGLASRELFALVRGVAADERVRGFEVVECAPQLDPTPTGLTAATAARAVAHFFAGVAA
- the hutI gene encoding imidazolonepropionase codes for the protein MTDLLLTNAAEVVAYADHERLERVEDGAVVVEEGRVVAVGPTDEVLGDHPESGADEVLDCSGRAVVPGFVDPHTHALFAGDRSDEFEAKLRGKTYQEILADGGGILRTVDAVRESSTGELVENLVEQFDAMLAHGTTTVEVKSGYGLDAETELRMLEAIDRAAAAHPIRVVPTFMGAHAVPRGSDADDYVEEVVEEQIPAVAGQGIAEFCDVFCEEGVFDVEQSRRVLEAGREHGLTPKVHAEELSHLGGTGLAAEVGAASADHLLHATGDDIDALVDAGVTPVLLPGTAFGLGAEYADAEAFLARDAPVALATDLNPNCYSQSVPFAMTLGCVEMGLTPAQALGASTVNAARAVDRPDAGRLESGSPADLAILDAPSHVYLPYNFGVNSVDAVVVGGETVVEGGTVLDREVVA
- the hutH gene encoding histidine ammonia-lyase → MSDSRDAETVVVDGASLTPADVAAVARRGATVEISEDARAAVVASRERVEEIVESGRAAYGLNTGFGQLVDTRIEESEIERLQTNLLRSHASGAGRALDEEEVRAMLLTRLNALVKGYSGVRAVVVDHLATMLNERIHPVVRSRGSLGASGDLAPLAHLSLVLIGEGEATVDGERLSGADALATAGLTPLTLAPKEGLALINGTQLTTGVAALLVVDAERVCEAADAAGALTTEVTMGTTANCDPAVQRVRPHSGQAATAERIRRLTADSEIVESHANCDRVQDAYSIRCIPQVHGAVRDAVDHLREAVEVELNSATDNPLVFGAAEADSRATGTDDAVVISGGNFHGEPLALRLDYFVGALTELAAISERRVDRMVNPNLQEAHLPPFLTPEPGLNSGFMIPQYTAASLINEMRATGRPSTDNTPVSGGQEDHVSMSATSAFAAKSALENARTVVAVELLTGAQAAEFVDDSLTHGRGTSAAYELVREASPPVVEDRSLDGDMEAVAGLVADGTLSERLADALSDSPR